A single window of Sporosarcina sp. FSL W7-1349 DNA harbors:
- the typA gene encoding translational GTPase TypA, giving the protein MSNVRNDLRNIAIIAHVDHGKTTLVDQLLKQSGIFRSNEHVDERAMDSNDIERERGITILAKTTAVEYKDKKINILDTPGHADFGGEVERILKMVDGVILVVDSYEGCMPQTRFVLKKALEENLKPIVVVNKIDREFARPVEVVDEVLELFIELDANDEQLEFPVVYASGFNGTASLSPDPVDQEDTLRVLYDAIIEHIPAPIDNRDEPLQFQVSLLDYNDYVGRIGIGRIFRGTMKVGQQVSVMKRDGSLKNFRVTKMSGFLGLKRIEIQEAFAGDLVAVSGMEDIDVGETICPVDHPEALPSLHIDEPTLQMTFLVNNSPFAGKEGKWVTARKIEERLEQQLQTDVSLRVEPTDSPDAWTVSGRGELHLSILIENMRREGFELQVSKPSVIVREIDGVKSEPVERVQIDIPEEHTGSIIESIGERKGEMLDMINNGNGQVRLIFLVPARGLIGYTTEFLTLTRGYGILNHTFDSYKPMASGKVGGRRHGVLVSMENGTATPYGIMQLEDRGTMFVEAGTDIYAGMIVGENTRDNDLTINLTKAKQATNVRSATKDQTVTTKKPRIMSLEEALQYLDDDEYCEVTPKSIRLRKKILDKNERERIQKKKKFAE; this is encoded by the coding sequence ATGTCGAATGTACGTAATGATTTACGTAATATAGCAATTATCGCACACGTTGACCACGGAAAAACGACATTGGTTGACCAACTTTTGAAACAATCCGGGATTTTCCGCTCTAATGAGCATGTGGATGAACGGGCTATGGACTCGAACGATATTGAACGGGAACGTGGAATTACCATTTTGGCAAAAACGACAGCCGTTGAGTATAAAGATAAAAAAATTAATATTCTGGATACACCAGGCCACGCCGATTTTGGTGGAGAGGTGGAACGGATCCTAAAAATGGTGGACGGTGTTATTTTGGTCGTCGACTCGTATGAAGGATGCATGCCGCAAACACGCTTCGTTTTGAAGAAAGCACTCGAAGAGAATTTGAAACCGATCGTAGTCGTCAATAAAATCGACCGGGAATTTGCGCGGCCTGTAGAAGTCGTCGATGAAGTGTTGGAATTGTTCATCGAATTGGATGCGAATGATGAGCAGCTTGAATTCCCGGTTGTGTACGCATCCGGTTTTAATGGAACTGCCAGTCTCTCTCCGGATCCTGTCGACCAGGAAGATACGCTCCGCGTGCTCTACGACGCCATTATCGAACATATTCCGGCACCGATCGACAATCGGGATGAACCGCTGCAATTTCAAGTATCCCTCCTTGATTATAACGATTATGTCGGCCGAATCGGTATCGGACGTATTTTCCGAGGAACGATGAAAGTCGGACAGCAAGTGTCCGTTATGAAACGAGACGGTTCGTTGAAAAACTTCCGGGTGACGAAAATGTCCGGATTCCTTGGGCTAAAACGAATTGAAATCCAAGAGGCCTTCGCAGGAGACTTGGTTGCAGTCTCCGGAATGGAAGACATCGATGTCGGTGAAACAATTTGTCCGGTCGACCATCCGGAAGCTCTACCATCTTTGCATATCGACGAGCCGACGCTTCAGATGACATTCCTTGTCAACAATAGCCCGTTTGCCGGGAAAGAAGGGAAATGGGTCACGGCACGGAAAATCGAAGAGCGATTGGAACAGCAACTGCAGACGGACGTTTCACTTCGTGTTGAGCCGACCGACTCCCCCGATGCTTGGACAGTATCTGGCCGCGGGGAACTTCATTTATCCATCCTGATTGAAAATATGAGACGGGAAGGATTCGAGCTGCAAGTTTCCAAACCGTCTGTTATCGTCAGAGAGATTGACGGAGTGAAATCAGAGCCTGTTGAACGGGTACAGATCGATATTCCGGAAGAACATACTGGATCCATCATCGAATCGATCGGTGAACGGAAAGGCGAAATGCTCGATATGATCAATAACGGCAATGGCCAAGTCCGCCTCATCTTCCTTGTGCCTGCACGTGGATTGATCGGCTATACGACCGAATTCCTTACATTGACGAGAGGATACGGCATTTTGAACCACACCTTCGATTCGTACAAACCGATGGCATCCGGAAAAGTGGGAGGCCGTCGACATGGCGTTCTCGTATCAATGGAGAACGGAACTGCGACGCCTTATGGTATAATGCAGCTAGAGGATCGCGGCACAATGTTCGTAGAAGCGGGAACGGATATCTATGCAGGGATGATTGTCGGAGAAAATACGCGGGATAATGATTTGACAATCAACTTGACGAAAGCAAAACAAGCGACGAATGTGCGCTCTGCTACGAAAGACCAGACCGTCACGACGAAGAAACCACGGATCATGTCTCTGGAGGAAGCGTTGCAATACTTGGATGATGATGAGTATTGTGAAGTCACTCCGAAATCGATCAGACTCCGTAAAAAAATCTTGGATAAAAACGAACGCGAACGGATCCAAAAGAAGAAAAAATTTGCAGAATGA
- a CDS encoding YlaF family protein yields MKDIKWVFVIYSLAAVAAMCAIGVAIAMRSPLVGIAAILALVYIMGNGFKTKKKMREQGLL; encoded by the coding sequence TTGAAAGACATCAAATGGGTCTTCGTCATTTATTCACTTGCAGCCGTCGCCGCCATGTGTGCCATTGGAGTGGCTATCGCCATGCGGAGCCCGCTCGTAGGCATCGCGGCCATCCTCGCACTTGTTTACATCATGGGCAATGGATTCAAAACGAAAAAGAAAATGCGCGAGCAAGGGCTACTATAA
- a CDS encoding inositol monophosphatase family protein produces MNWGSIDRYAKSIIKEAGHKIRNSFFSHIDIDTKSDANDLVTNIDREVEEFFIDRIKRDFPDHRILGEEGAGDQVTSLDGVIWILDPIDGTMNFIHQRRNFAISLGIYADGVGMLGYIYDVMRDDFYNAAKGEGAYFNDERLPQLEITPLQEAVIGINASWVAPNRYMDNEPIIRMIKQCRGTRSYGSAAIELAYVSSGRIDAYLSMRLAPWDIAGGIVIAQEVGAVATTMKGQPPNLLSQDTFIVARPGLHEDILKSYIHLK; encoded by the coding sequence ATGAACTGGGGGAGTATCGACCGTTACGCAAAATCCATCATTAAAGAAGCGGGTCATAAAATCCGGAATTCGTTTTTCAGTCATATTGACATCGACACGAAATCGGATGCCAATGATTTGGTTACGAATATCGACCGGGAAGTGGAAGAGTTTTTCATTGACCGCATCAAGCGTGATTTTCCGGATCACCGCATATTGGGTGAAGAAGGGGCAGGCGATCAGGTCACTTCGTTGGATGGGGTCATCTGGATTTTGGATCCGATTGACGGGACGATGAATTTCATTCACCAACGACGGAACTTCGCCATATCGTTAGGGATCTATGCAGACGGAGTGGGGATGCTCGGCTATATCTATGATGTGATGCGGGATGACTTTTATAATGCAGCCAAAGGGGAAGGGGCCTATTTCAACGATGAAAGGCTGCCGCAACTTGAAATCACCCCTTTGCAGGAAGCGGTCATCGGTATCAATGCCAGCTGGGTCGCGCCGAATCGATATATGGATAATGAACCGATCATCCGGATGATCAAGCAATGTCGGGGAACGAGATCCTATGGGTCTGCTGCCATCGAACTGGCCTATGTCTCTTCCGGGCGGATCGACGCGTATCTGTCGATGCGTTTGGCGCCTTGGGACATTGCAGGAGGCATCGTCATTGCGCAAGAAGTGGGGGCCGTCGCGACGACCATGAAAGGCCAGCCGCCGAACTTGCTGTCACAGGACACCTTCATCGTTGCCAGACCGGGGCTGCACGAGGATATTTTGAAAAGCTACATACACTTAAAATAA
- a CDS encoding YktB family protein — MHKSFWEEKDFDVFTIDGLEKRMEALQARVQPKFELLGRLFADHLSSHGTDEFYPHVAKHARRTVNPPSDSWVAFAPAKRGYKALPHFQIGLWKTHLFIILAVIYENPDKKGIAERLSRQVNVLTDLPADYIVSGDHMKPEATAIGEAGKEGIEALLDRLQTVKKAEFLVGRHLDREAAVKMTEPEFLAYAEETINRLLPVYDIVIGRQ; from the coding sequence ATGCACAAGTCCTTTTGGGAAGAAAAAGATTTTGATGTGTTTACTATCGATGGACTCGAGAAAAGAATGGAAGCATTACAAGCTCGGGTTCAGCCGAAATTCGAACTATTGGGAAGGCTATTTGCAGACCACCTTTCTTCACATGGAACGGATGAATTTTACCCCCACGTCGCAAAACATGCGCGTCGGACCGTCAATCCCCCTTCCGACAGCTGGGTTGCCTTCGCTCCAGCAAAAAGGGGATATAAAGCGTTGCCTCATTTCCAGATTGGCCTTTGGAAGACGCATCTATTCATCATTTTGGCCGTCATCTATGAAAACCCAGATAAAAAAGGGATTGCCGAACGGCTTTCCAGACAAGTGAACGTCCTGACCGACCTGCCTGCAGACTATATCGTCTCCGGCGACCATATGAAGCCGGAAGCAACAGCAATCGGGGAAGCCGGAAAAGAAGGGATCGAAGCATTGTTGGACCGGTTACAAACCGTAAAAAAAGCGGAATTCCTCGTCGGCCGCCACTTGGACCGGGAAGCGGCAGTCAAAATGACGGAACCCGAATTCCTGGCATACGCCGAAGAAACGATCAACCGTCTCCTACCCGTATACGACATCGTCATCGGAAGACAGTGA
- a CDS encoding UPF0223 family protein, whose protein sequence is MNYNYPISTDWTTDEIITVTEFYAVVEKAYESGVPREAFLEAYRRFKEIVPSKAEEKTLLKQFEEASGYAGYPIIKEAKSTEAGATIKGVQR, encoded by the coding sequence TTGAATTATAACTATCCGATCAGTACCGATTGGACAACGGATGAAATCATCACCGTGACTGAATTTTACGCGGTTGTTGAAAAAGCCTATGAATCCGGTGTGCCAAGGGAAGCATTTCTCGAAGCTTATCGCCGTTTCAAGGAAATCGTCCCATCGAAAGCGGAGGAGAAAACCTTACTGAAACAATTTGAAGAGGCGAGCGGCTATGCAGGTTACCCAATTATCAAGGAAGCTAAAAGTACAGAAGCAGGAGCTACGATCAAAGGAGTACAGCGATAA
- a CDS encoding methyl-accepting chemotaxis protein, producing the protein MKKLQTKFLLFILAPTILFFLGMGIYISFSVHSMVKEEAEIMLETHGELLAEELKVNLEHYAVAAQTISHSIEGLFENKLDPTRDDVNILLQQLLTNDPSILTTWTLWEVNSFDDQDAEFANTSGSDETGRFIPVWSRDKSGKFSLEPIIGYDQPGELKDNFDHVLQTGENVIFEPFSYQVDGIDTLMTSIVSPITIHGKTVGMVGIDISLQTMNDHISKIRLYDNGFAGLMSNRGGVISHQNNELIGKNYFQSTAMKDRDDVTDVENAVHKGEPVRIVGFSDALQTDVYRLFTPIQIDGVQTPWSAFIAAPINEVTAKATALTRVILITNIVLIIILTVIIITVSKGITNVLRRAVAHGQLIADGDFTLNVNENHLKRRDELGDLARIFIAITKQMGGLMGKIKESASQVTASAESVDVRTEETRRAANEVTSAIEKVAESAEVQMQSTEESAKAMGDMAHGIQTVAYASTAVSEITNEMLEKANNGQKVVHNAVQQMDVIRKGTSDTKTIIEQLEEEANKIQDIVSVITSISEQTNLLALNAAIEAARAGEYGKGFAVVADEVRKLADETNGSAGDIQQLLAAIQADTVRAAESMEMNEHGVQSGLHRMHEVETVFNQIITSVEMIVKETIELSAVAEEMSAGSEEIAATSEAMAESARQASDQTHQVAAASEQQLASMEEIANASVSLKKLADELNQTLTQFNV; encoded by the coding sequence ATGAAAAAGCTACAGACAAAATTCCTATTGTTTATATTGGCACCGACTATTCTGTTCTTCTTAGGCATGGGAATCTATATTTCTTTTTCGGTCCATTCAATGGTAAAAGAAGAAGCGGAAATAATGCTTGAGACGCACGGTGAACTACTTGCCGAGGAATTGAAAGTCAATCTGGAGCATTATGCAGTAGCAGCACAAACGATTTCCCACTCTATCGAGGGCTTGTTCGAGAATAAATTGGACCCGACACGGGATGATGTCAATATACTGCTACAACAGCTGTTAACAAATGATCCAAGTATTTTAACAACCTGGACACTTTGGGAAGTCAATTCATTTGATGACCAGGATGCGGAGTTCGCCAATACCTCAGGATCAGATGAGACAGGCCGTTTTATTCCGGTCTGGTCACGGGACAAGTCCGGAAAGTTCTCCCTTGAACCGATAATCGGTTACGATCAACCTGGTGAATTAAAAGACAACTTTGATCATGTGTTGCAAACAGGGGAAAATGTCATATTCGAACCGTTTTCCTATCAAGTTGACGGCATAGACACACTCATGACTTCGATCGTTTCACCAATCACGATTCATGGAAAAACTGTAGGGATGGTCGGTATCGATATTTCACTACAGACCATGAATGATCATATTAGCAAAATTAGGCTTTATGACAATGGATTCGCCGGACTTATGTCGAACAGAGGGGGAGTCATCTCTCATCAAAATAACGAGCTGATCGGGAAGAATTATTTCCAAAGCACTGCGATGAAAGATAGAGATGATGTAACAGATGTCGAAAATGCTGTACATAAAGGGGAACCTGTACGAATCGTCGGCTTTTCCGATGCCTTGCAAACGGATGTGTACCGCTTATTTACACCTATTCAAATCGACGGAGTCCAAACGCCTTGGAGTGCCTTTATCGCGGCTCCGATAAATGAAGTGACGGCGAAGGCGACAGCATTAACAAGAGTGATTCTTATAACAAACATCGTATTGATCATTATTCTAACTGTTATCATCATCACCGTATCCAAGGGAATAACAAATGTCCTCCGCAGAGCAGTAGCCCACGGTCAACTCATAGCGGATGGAGATTTCACGCTTAATGTAAACGAAAATCATTTAAAGCGACGAGATGAACTCGGGGACTTGGCGAGAATCTTTATTGCAATTACGAAACAGATGGGCGGGCTAATGGGGAAGATCAAAGAGAGTGCGAGTCAAGTAACAGCCTCCGCGGAATCTGTAGATGTTCGGACAGAGGAAACAAGACGCGCGGCAAATGAAGTGACCTCAGCCATCGAAAAAGTGGCCGAATCTGCTGAAGTCCAAATGCAAAGTACCGAGGAAAGCGCAAAGGCAATGGGCGATATGGCACACGGAATCCAAACCGTAGCCTATGCCTCGACCGCGGTTTCTGAAATAACGAATGAAATGCTGGAGAAGGCGAATAATGGACAAAAAGTAGTTCATAATGCAGTTCAGCAAATGGATGTTATTCGAAAAGGTACGAGCGATACAAAAACAATCATCGAACAATTGGAAGAGGAAGCCAATAAAATACAAGACATCGTCTCTGTCATTACCTCTATTTCAGAGCAAACCAATCTACTGGCATTGAATGCGGCAATCGAAGCCGCCCGGGCCGGGGAATATGGAAAAGGATTCGCTGTAGTTGCAGATGAAGTCCGTAAATTGGCAGACGAAACAAACGGGTCCGCCGGCGATATTCAACAACTGCTCGCTGCCATCCAAGCCGATACCGTACGAGCAGCCGAGTCCATGGAAATGAACGAACACGGAGTGCAAAGCGGTCTTCATCGCATGCATGAAGTTGAAACTGTGTTCAATCAAATTATCACTTCAGTCGAAATGATTGTGAAAGAAACGATTGAGCTATCTGCAGTTGCGGAGGAAATGTCAGCCGGCTCGGAGGAAATTGCCGCCACTTCAGAAGCAATGGCCGAAAGCGCAAGACAAGCTTCCGACCAGACCCACCAAGTGGCAGCCGCCTCTGAACAACAACTGGCTTCCATGGAGGAAATAGCGAACGCTTCTGTTTCATTAAAGAAACTGGCCGATGAATTGAATCAAACTCTAACTCAATTCAACGTATGA
- a CDS encoding polysaccharide deacetylase family protein yields MIYLKKGLFPIMTVILLVLAGCSDEEPAQQVTEPETRETEEPDTVEVVPADRPAAEEPDEKVKEDVSEPLYEMNPNTFSIEPIGEADPQVVLLTIDDAPDKRALDMAKTLKELEASAIFFVNGHFIDTEEKQGVLKEIHEMGFLIGNHTQTHANLKELSEEEQRQEILTVSDTVEEITGERPRFFRAPFGANTEFSKRIAEEDGMLVMNWSYGYDFEKAYMTREKIAEIMVNTELLRNGSNLLMHDREWTADALEEIVLGLREKGYEMVDPLTIKGVSD; encoded by the coding sequence GTGATTTACTTGAAAAAAGGATTGTTTCCTATAATGACCGTCATCCTCTTGGTGCTCGCTGGATGTTCCGATGAAGAGCCGGCCCAGCAGGTGACAGAACCTGAGACGAGGGAGACCGAAGAGCCGGATACAGTGGAAGTAGTACCTGCCGACAGACCAGCTGCAGAGGAACCCGACGAGAAGGTGAAGGAAGACGTGAGCGAACCGCTGTACGAAATGAATCCGAATACTTTCTCGATTGAGCCGATCGGGGAAGCTGATCCGCAAGTCGTCCTTTTGACTATTGATGATGCGCCGGATAAGCGGGCGTTGGATATGGCGAAGACGTTGAAGGAATTAGAGGCGTCCGCAATCTTTTTTGTCAACGGGCACTTCATTGACACGGAAGAAAAGCAGGGGGTGCTAAAGGAGATCCATGAAATGGGGTTCCTTATCGGGAATCATACTCAAACGCACGCCAACCTGAAAGAATTGTCAGAAGAGGAGCAACGCCAAGAAATTCTGACAGTCAGCGATACGGTCGAAGAAATCACTGGGGAGCGGCCTCGTTTTTTTCGAGCTCCATTCGGGGCGAATACGGAATTCAGCAAAAGGATTGCTGAAGAGGACGGCATGTTGGTGATGAATTGGTCGTATGGCTATGATTTCGAGAAAGCGTATATGACGCGAGAGAAAATTGCCGAGATCATGGTCAATACGGAACTGTTGCGAAATGGATCGAACCTTCTCATGCATGACCGGGAATGGACGGCGGATGCTTTGGAAGAGATTGTGCTCGGATTGCGGGAAAAAGGGTATGAAATGGTGGATCCGTTGACAATCAAAGGAGTATCGGATTAA
- the lpdA gene encoding dihydrolipoyl dehydrogenase: MVVGDFPIEVDTLVVGSGPGGYVAAIRAAQLGQKVTIVEKDSLGGVCLNVGCIPSKAMIAVGHRYAHAKDSDAMGVTATDVKLDFSKAQAFKDGVVKKLTGGVEGLLKGNKVEIVQGEAYFVDGNTARIMDENSAQTYKFKNAIIATGSRPVEIPNFKYSKRVINSTGALNLAELPKKLVVIGGGYIGTELGSAYANMGSEVTIIEGMDDILAGFEKQMTQIVKKGLKKKGVEVVVKASAKGVEETDNGVTVTYEVNGEEKKIEADYVLMTVGRRPNTDEIGLEGAGIKLTERGLVEVDKQCRTSVPNIFAIGDIVPGPQLAHKASYEAKVAAEAISGEKSEVDYLAIPAVCFTDPELATVGLNEAQAKEEGYDVITGKFPFAANGRALALDATEGFVKLVARKEDGLLIGAQIVGENASDMIAELGLAIEAGMTLEDVAMTIHAHPTLGEISMEAAEVALGKPIHMVVK; this comes from the coding sequence ATGGTAGTAGGGGATTTTCCAATCGAAGTAGACACGCTTGTCGTAGGATCCGGACCAGGAGGTTATGTGGCTGCGATCCGCGCAGCGCAACTCGGACAAAAAGTGACAATCGTTGAAAAAGATAGCTTGGGAGGCGTTTGTCTAAACGTCGGCTGTATCCCATCCAAAGCAATGATCGCGGTCGGCCATCGCTATGCGCATGCCAAAGATTCCGATGCAATGGGAGTCACGGCGACTGATGTGAAATTGGACTTCTCGAAAGCCCAAGCGTTCAAAGACGGGGTCGTGAAAAAGTTGACTGGCGGAGTCGAAGGGCTTCTAAAAGGAAACAAAGTGGAAATCGTCCAAGGGGAAGCTTATTTTGTCGATGGCAACACGGCACGCATCATGGATGAAAATTCAGCACAAACGTATAAATTCAAAAATGCTATCATCGCAACCGGCTCACGTCCGGTAGAAATCCCTAATTTCAAATATTCCAAACGTGTCATCAATTCGACAGGCGCTTTGAATTTGGCAGAGCTGCCTAAGAAGCTTGTCGTGATCGGTGGAGGATATATCGGAACTGAACTCGGTTCAGCATATGCGAATATGGGATCCGAAGTGACGATCATCGAAGGCATGGACGATATCCTTGCGGGCTTCGAAAAACAAATGACACAAATCGTTAAAAAAGGTTTGAAGAAAAAAGGCGTCGAGGTTGTTGTTAAAGCGTCTGCAAAAGGCGTGGAAGAAACAGACAATGGCGTGACAGTTACGTATGAAGTAAATGGCGAAGAGAAGAAAATTGAAGCTGATTATGTTCTTATGACAGTCGGCCGCCGTCCGAATACAGATGAAATCGGTCTGGAAGGGGCAGGCATCAAATTGACAGAGCGCGGCCTTGTCGAAGTGGACAAACAATGCCGGACAAGCGTTCCGAACATTTTCGCAATCGGCGATATCGTCCCAGGCCCACAATTGGCCCACAAAGCTTCTTATGAAGCAAAAGTGGCTGCTGAAGCGATATCTGGTGAAAAATCAGAAGTCGACTACTTGGCAATCCCTGCAGTCTGCTTCACAGACCCTGAATTGGCAACAGTCGGGTTGAATGAAGCACAAGCGAAAGAAGAAGGCTATGATGTCATAACAGGGAAATTCCCATTTGCGGCAAACGGCCGGGCGCTCGCATTGGACGCGACAGAAGGGTTCGTCAAACTGGTGGCTCGTAAAGAGGATGGTCTCTTGATCGGTGCTCAAATCGTAGGCGAAAACGCTTCTGACATGATTGCAGAGCTTGGCTTGGCAATCGAAGCGGGCATGACGTTGGAAGATGTCGCGATGACAATCCACGCTCACCCGACATTAGGTGAAATTTCCATGGAAGCAGCTGAAGTTGCACTTGGTAAGCCGATCCATATGGTTGTAAAATAA
- a CDS encoding dihydrolipoamide acetyltransferase family protein — translation MAFEFRLPDIGEGIHEGEIVKWFVAKGDTINEDDTLLEVQNDKAVVEIPSPVTGTVEEIVVSEGTVAVVGDVLIRIDAPGYESTSSEGSEGKEETEAQVQSTAEAGQPIDKEEAPKDDKPKEATGAGDIAQADVDSDRRIIAMPSVRKFAREQDVDIRQVAGSGKNGRVMKEDIEAFLSGDQAQQAAPATAEDRVQAETASADKQTAPVHLDGDFPETREKMSGIRKAIAKAMVNSKHTAPHVTLLDEVDVTELVAHRKKFKEIAAEKGIKLTYLPYVVKALVSTLREFPELNTSLDDETQEIIQKHYYNIGIAADTDRGLLVPVIKHADRKSVFAISNEINELAGKAREGKLAPQEMKGASCSITNIGSAGGQWFTPIINHPEVAILGIGRISEKPVVKNGEIIAAPMLALSLVFDHRVIDGATGQNALNHLKKLLGNPELLLMEA, via the coding sequence GTGGCATTTGAATTTCGCTTACCAGATATCGGGGAAGGGATCCACGAAGGTGAAATCGTAAAATGGTTCGTCGCAAAAGGGGATACGATCAATGAAGATGATACGCTTCTTGAAGTCCAGAATGACAAAGCGGTAGTCGAAATCCCTTCGCCTGTGACGGGGACGGTCGAAGAGATCGTAGTATCGGAAGGGACAGTCGCTGTCGTGGGGGACGTACTGATCCGTATCGATGCACCGGGATATGAGAGCACGTCGAGTGAGGGATCGGAAGGGAAAGAAGAGACCGAGGCGCAAGTCCAGTCCACTGCCGAGGCCGGTCAACCGATCGATAAAGAAGAAGCGCCGAAAGATGACAAGCCGAAAGAAGCGACGGGTGCAGGAGATATCGCCCAAGCTGACGTCGATTCGGATCGACGGATCATTGCGATGCCATCCGTCCGGAAATTCGCAAGAGAGCAGGATGTCGATATTCGTCAAGTTGCGGGTTCCGGCAAAAATGGCCGTGTAATGAAAGAGGATATCGAAGCATTCTTAAGCGGCGACCAAGCACAGCAAGCGGCACCGGCAACTGCGGAAGATCGTGTGCAAGCTGAAACGGCATCTGCAGACAAACAAACCGCGCCTGTCCATTTGGATGGGGATTTCCCGGAAACACGCGAGAAAATGTCCGGCATCCGGAAAGCGATCGCCAAGGCGATGGTCAATTCCAAACATACTGCTCCGCATGTCACTTTATTGGACGAAGTGGACGTGACGGAACTCGTGGCGCATCGCAAAAAATTCAAGGAGATCGCTGCCGAAAAAGGCATCAAATTGACGTATTTGCCATATGTCGTCAAGGCGCTCGTCTCCACATTGCGTGAATTCCCGGAATTGAACACATCGTTGGATGACGAAACACAGGAAATCATCCAGAAGCATTATTACAACATCGGAATCGCGGCAGATACGGATCGTGGCCTGCTCGTGCCGGTCATCAAACATGCAGACCGCAAATCGGTATTTGCCATTTCAAATGAGATCAACGAACTGGCCGGAAAAGCACGGGAAGGCAAATTGGCACCTCAAGAAATGAAGGGCGCTTCTTGCTCGATTACGAATATCGGATCGGCGGGCGGCCAATGGTTCACACCAATTATTAATCATCCGGAAGTGGCGATTTTAGGAATCGGCAGAATTTCTGAGAAGCCGGTAGTGAAAAATGGTGAAATTATAGCGGCACCTATGTTAGCATTATCTTTAGTGTTCGATCATCGGGTTATCGATGGTGCAACAGGGCAAAATGCGCTGAATCACCTAAAGAAATTACTCGGTAATCCAGAACTTTTATTAATGGAGGCGTAA
- a CDS encoding alpha-ketoacid dehydrogenase subunit beta, which yields MAQMTMIQAITDAMRTELKNDENVLVFGEDVGVNGGVFRATEGLQKEFGEERVFDTPLAESGIGGLAIGLSLTGFRPVMEIQFFGFLFEVMDSVSGQLARMSFRSAGTFNAPVTIRSPFGGGVATPEMHADSLEGLVASQPGLKVVIPSTPYDAKGLLISAIRDEDPVVFLEHMKLYRSFRQEVPEEEYTIPLGKADVKREGSDLSIITYGAMVHESLKAAEELEKEGYSVEVVDLRTIQPLDIETIIASVEKTNRAIVVQEAQKQAGIAANVVSEITERAILSLDAPVLRVTAPDTIYPFAQGENTWLPNAKDIVETAKKVLTF from the coding sequence ATGGCACAAATGACGATGATTCAAGCAATTACCGATGCGATGCGCACGGAGCTTAAAAATGATGAAAACGTCCTCGTCTTCGGTGAAGACGTCGGCGTCAACGGGGGGGTCTTCCGTGCGACGGAAGGACTGCAAAAAGAATTCGGAGAGGAACGCGTATTTGATACGCCGCTAGCAGAGTCTGGAATCGGAGGCTTGGCGATCGGCCTGTCCCTGACTGGCTTCCGTCCAGTCATGGAGATCCAGTTCTTCGGCTTCCTCTTTGAAGTGATGGACTCCGTTAGTGGACAGCTCGCACGGATGAGTTTCCGCAGTGCGGGGACATTTAATGCGCCAGTGACAATCCGCTCGCCATTCGGCGGAGGAGTTGCAACGCCTGAAATGCACGCGGACAGTTTGGAAGGTCTCGTCGCTTCCCAACCGGGGTTGAAAGTGGTCATCCCATCGACTCCTTACGATGCAAAAGGCCTGTTGATCTCGGCGATCCGCGATGAAGATCCGGTCGTGTTCCTGGAGCATATGAAACTATACCGTTCATTCAGACAGGAAGTGCCTGAAGAGGAGTATACGATTCCTCTAGGGAAAGCGGACGTGAAACGTGAAGGTTCCGACCTCTCCATCATTACGTATGGCGCCATGGTGCATGAAAGTTTGAAAGCAGCAGAAGAGTTGGAGAAGGAAGGCTATTCCGTTGAAGTGGTCGATCTTCGTACGATTCAACCACTCGATATTGAAACGATCATCGCATCCGTGGAAAAAACGAATCGGGCAATTGTCGTGCAAGAAGCTCAAAAACAGGCGGGCATCGCCGCGAATGTCGTTTCAGAAATTACGGAACGGGCAATCTTGAGCTTGGATGCACCAGTCTTGCGCGTTACTGCACCGGATACAATCTATCCGTTTGCCCAAGGTGAAAATACGTGGCTTCCGAATGCTAAAGATATTGTTGAAACAGCTAAAAAAGTATTGACGTTCTAA